In Arthrobacter sp. MN05-02, one genomic interval encodes:
- the tsf gene encoding elongation factor Ts yields the protein MANFTAADIKALRERTGAGMMDVKKALDEANGDADKALELIRIKGLKGATKREGRSTAEGLVAARVDGNVGVMVEVNCETDFVAKAGPFIDFSNKVLAAAIESGAADVTTLLAFELEGKPVSEHVIEAGALLGEKVDVRRIARVEGQIVDAYLHKTSKDLPAQVGVLFAVEGSGDAAVEAAHDVAVHIAAYSPTYLTREDVPAELVESERRIADETARAEGKPEQALAKIVEGRLTGFFKEGVLVDQAFAKDAKKSVATVLTDAGAKATAFARFRVGA from the coding sequence ATGGCAAATTTCACTGCCGCTGACATCAAGGCCCTGCGCGAGCGCACGGGCGCCGGCATGATGGACGTCAAGAAGGCGCTCGACGAAGCCAACGGCGACGCCGACAAGGCCCTGGAACTGATCCGCATCAAGGGCCTGAAGGGCGCGACGAAGCGCGAGGGCCGCTCGACCGCCGAGGGCCTCGTCGCCGCTCGCGTCGACGGCAACGTGGGCGTCATGGTCGAGGTCAACTGCGAGACCGACTTCGTCGCGAAGGCCGGCCCGTTCATCGACTTCTCGAACAAGGTGCTCGCCGCCGCGATCGAATCCGGCGCGGCCGACGTCACGACGCTCCTGGCGTTCGAGCTCGAGGGCAAGCCCGTCTCCGAGCACGTCATCGAAGCCGGTGCGCTCCTCGGCGAGAAGGTCGACGTCCGTCGCATCGCCCGCGTCGAGGGCCAGATCGTCGACGCCTACCTGCACAAGACCTCCAAGGACCTCCCCGCACAGGTCGGCGTGCTCTTCGCCGTCGAGGGTTCCGGCGACGCCGCCGTCGAGGCCGCGCACGACGTCGCAGTGCACATCGCTGCGTACTCGCCCACCTACCTGACCCGCGAGGACGTCCCCGCCGAGCTCGTCGAGTCGGAGCGCCGCATCGCCGACGAGACCGCACGCGCCGAGGGCAAGCCCGAGCAGGCACTGGCGAAGATCGTCGAGGGACGCCTCACCGGCTTCTTCAAGGAGGGTGTGCTGGTCGACCAGGCATTCGCCAAGGACGCGAAGAAGTCCGTCGCCACGGTCCTCACGGACGCCGGTGCCAAGGCCACGGCCTTCGCGCGGT